The genomic stretch TTGCCCTACAGGTTTCTTAATAAATTGCTTGTTCAAAGattgactttcttttttataattggTCTTACCATTGCTATTCAGTTGCTgttttatataaacaaaatgcttgttttataattttcagatgaTATGAAATTGTCAGAAATAGATTTACCTATGGCCAGAAGCAAGTTGCTGAAAAAAGAATTGCCTTCTAAAGATGTACCTAAGACACTGCCTAAAACACTTAAACGGCAGTCCAAACAAACTAATTATCTGGATGATAGCACAAAAGAGCTTTCCCCAAGGAAGAAAGCAAAGTTAAGCACAAATGAGACAACAGCTGAGACTGTAGAAGGTGATATGCAAATTGACTGTTTGAATGAATCAAAGCATACAGAGCCACTGTTTCCAGAGTCATTTGCCTCATTGGATTCAACACCAGTGTCTACTCTCCAGAAAGGGACCAAACCTATTCAGGCCTTGCTTGCAAAGAATATTGGGAACAAAGTGACCTTAACAAATCAACTGCCCCCTTCCACAGGTAGAAGTGCTCCTGCTGTGGAAAAGCCAGTTATATCTCCTCCAGAAGCAAGCCCCATAAAGCCAGCATTGACCTGCCACACCAGTACAAAAGGTCCTTTACAGATGGTATACAAAATGCCCTGTGGCCAGTGGTTGCCCATAGATCTTCATAACAGCTCTGTAAAGATTCAGATGCAACCTATGCTGGATcctaaaacaggagaaaaaatcaTGCAGCAGGTTCTCATTCTGCCTAAGAATTTTGTAATTCAGCACAAGGAAGGGAAAGCAGTTGCAAAAGAAATACCACCACTTCAACAAAAAGGTACAGCACGACATGGTTCATCTTTCCCACAGACAGCAAATGTAAACTCTTCTTTAGCATCAGTTCTTGTCAACCCAACAGGAACTGTTTCTACCCAACTACCTAATACAGCTTTCAACAAGACAGTTACACCTTTGTCAAATGTGAGTAATGCTAGACCACAGCCTTTGACACCTGTAACCTCCATAAGTAATTTATTAACACCACCAGTTAAGACTAGCCACAGTGAGCCAGGAAAAGTCAAGAATGCAGTTTCAGCAGCCGCATTCCCCCAGCCCATTGCTTCACCCACCCTTTCCTCAACAGTTCAGCCTCAGTTATCAGCAACAACACTAAATGGATCTACAAACCCCGGTAGTTCCCTCAACTGTTTTGCACAACAAACTGCTGATTCGTCTGAAGCAAAGCAAGAACTGAAAACTGTATGCATAAGAGATTCACAGTCAATTCTTGTTAGGACACGAGGTGGGAACACTGGAGTTGTAAAAGTACAGACCAATCCAGATCAAAATTCATCCAATAGTTTATCTTCAAGTTCAGTTTTTACTTTTGCTCCTCAGCTTCAGGCATTTCTAGTGCCAAAATCAGCAACTTCATCATCCTCTGCTTTTTCACCAGTAGCTGGAACAACTGCTACATCTAGTCTCCCACCTTTTGGCCAAGCACCTACTTCTGTTTCCATTCCAGCTGGCTTTAATCCATCCACGGGGAAAAATCTTAAATTTACATTAAGCCAACCTTCCTGCAGTAGTAATTTGGGGCACATGATAGATAAAACTTCACACATGCCCTCCTCTCCCTTaaagtcttctgtttcttctagCACTCTCCTACCATCAACAGCAAATAGTTCAGTAAGCGTAATTAGCACATCAGCAGGAAATTTTGGACAAACCAGTGCAAATGCTATTCATACACCAGCTAAACAGCAACAAGTAGATTATGTCACAAAAAGTTACCCTGTTACAAGATCagaagcaacagcagcagcaagtGAAGATATGGTCAGTGGGACTCCAGTTCAGAAACTTATGCTGGTGTCAGCTCCATCTATTCTTTCTTCTGGCAGTGGAACGGCAATTAATGTGGCACCTGCACCAACATCTGCAGGTGTTTCTGCCCAGAAATTAGTTTTTATTAATGCTGCAATTCCCAGTGGCACTTCAACCCCAACTATTGTGGCAGAACCATTAAAACaaactcttcctcctcccttGAGTAAAACATATGTTAAGGCTCCAGAGCAGCCCCAGATAGTACTAATTCCATCTACAGTGGGAgcaccaataaaaataaattcgtCACCAACTGTGTCTCAGATAAAAGATGTGAAAATTGGGCTAAACATAGGCCAAGCAATTGTAAATACTTCAGGCAGTGTGCCAGCTATACCATCAATTAACCTATTGCAAAATGTAACccccaaaggagaagaaaaaagtaccAAGGGCTATGTTTTGCCGCTGTCAACAAGTGGTAATTCAATTCCAGTAAGCTCAAATTTTGTGAGTCAAAATATTACTCCTGCTAATGAATCAGTGGTTTCTGCTTCAAGAACAGTAAACATGTTTTCAGTAACAGGAGCAAATGTATCTTTGGGTTCTCTTTCAGTGACCTCAACCTCTGCCTCAGTTGGGACACGACCTCCTGTTTTAGTCAGTGGAAATGATACCTCTTCAAGAATTATGCCTATTTTGTCAAATAGACTTTGCATGTCAAATCTCGGAAACACTGTGGCTATATCAACTGTGAAAACAGGACATCTTGCATCATCTGTTCTGATTTCAAATACACAACCAACAGTGTCTCCTAAATGTCTGACATCAGCTTTGCAAATCCCTGTTACAGTTGCCTTGCCTACATCTGTGACTGTATCCCCTAAAATAATCAACACAGTTCCACAAGCCGCAACAGTACCAGGAGCCACACGTTCTGTATCTCTTTCTAAAAGACAATCTCGGACTTCCGTCCAGTTTCAGTCACCAGGGGTTTCAACTACAGTGCCAACAAGTACAAACACAAATAAACCTCAAACTGAATTTCCATCCCTTTCACCGAATCCAggtaaaataattaacatttccaATTTTGCTTCTCTGCCAAACCAGCAACTGTCCCCTGCTTTCGTAAAATCAACCCCCAGTTACAGTTCTGCTCCAGCTGGCACTGCCGTTCACACTGGTACAGCACCATCAAATGTAACTAGTGTGGCAGGGGGCCAGTTCAGTGAGCCTTGTATTCAGCAAAAAATAGTCATCAATACCAGTACGCCTTTGGCACCTGGCACACAAATCATGATTAACGGAACCCGCTTTATTGTTCCACCACAAGGTCTTGGAGCTGGCAGCCATGTTCTCCTTATATCCACTAATCCAAAATACGGGCCTCCCTTAGTTCTTAACAGTGGCCAAGGCATTCAGCCTACACCGGTAGATAACCTGGCCCAGAAGATCACGCTAGCATCAAATAATTCTTTAAGTGGGCAACCTGTGCAACATTCTCTGAGAAGCTCTACAAAAATTGTAAACTCTCTTGGGAATGCAAGTTCTCTACCCACAGTACATGCAGCACCACAGATCATAAACCCAGCTGCTGAAGTTTCTGTACCACCTCCTGCACCAACAGTGTCATTGACTTCAGTAATTAAGTCTCCTCCAGCTACTCTTTTGGCTAAGACATCTTTGGTTTCTGCCATTTGCTCTAGTAATCCTTCACTGCCGAGTAGCACTTCAGTATTTC from Phocoena phocoena chromosome 6, mPhoPho1.1, whole genome shotgun sequence encodes the following:
- the BRD10 gene encoding uncharacterized bromodomain-containing protein 10; the protein is MSVPGTPGEMEPAGEEERPPPAAEEEDDDELVAAAAPASGPARGRSASSREDADDQEEEGAMVVGGGVCKEQELTYELQQGYRILGEFLQEKHRGLTSPFLQPLGGVATGEEEAAAEGPRSGGRGSRALRQQPGSGMCLLKMEEKFSSGQYGGITEFVADFRLMLETCYRLHGVDHWISKQGQKLEMMLEQKLALLSRHLREKTTIAVTSRGYYGLEDEKGTACTSTRRRSTPRSLAGLTSGVFESVMVQVLRQEEQLRAKEEKRLREQERKEAEEASQKEVEEWERKLLAQAAPTCMETMWEIPAIGHFLCLAQQILNLPEIVFYELERCLLMPQCNAFLSKIMTSLLSPPHRRPTLHRRPTLPYRTWEAALRQKVQQWYTAVGQTENPNNCAEKLGLCPQFFKVLGEVNPLEEKLFHELPFYQKVWLLKGLCDFVYETQKEVQDAVLGQPIHECREVILGYDYLENAYVHFPQFCGADVRIYKQRPFQAPEFPVPPIKIQRVPRIKLEKLKCDYVSASNGEHRCSREGLPSAFRKEQEISFDPTCCPAKMNLDNHDISVEMEVKSNCEIRILRPCEMKITDCCKENLEKPGSPGEVTGFGEPLSPGEIRFIENQEKYGEASRVKPEPSPLKENALKSCQIHVNGSHSDHPEINCHKVVRDILLEQSLQSHKKLKVTKMRAKKKKKKKKKLKDVLNENLQRKREGLHSLAFKSYKPEIQNKLLIIKKKAKHKKHKSGKKSISKKAITKKRKTVTKSPTVPEFQLICTNLDELRELITKIENELKDLENSRKKSGKWYHRRQAVKELHSTLIRLLNELLPWEPKLMKAFQRNRSRLKKDYDDFRRQPDHDKFTGELWTAEEGEGDPGKESPKVELSSKSIDTTEPLDILEKDHFDSDDMKLSEIDLPMARSKLLKKELPSKDVPKTLPKTLKRQSKQTNYLDDSTKELSPRKKAKLSTNETTAETVEGDMQIDCLNESKHTEPLFPESFASLDSTPVSTLQKGTKPIQALLAKNIGNKVTLTNQLPPSTGRSAPAVEKPVISPPEASPIKPALTCHTSTKGPLQMVYKMPCGQWLPIDLHNSSVKIQMQPMLDPKTGEKIMQQVLILPKNFVIQHKEGKAVAKEIPPLQQKGTARHGSSFPQTANVNSSLASVLVNPTGTVSTQLPNTAFNKTVTPLSNVSNARPQPLTPVTSISNLLTPPVKTSHSEPGKVKNAVSAAAFPQPIASPTLSSTVQPQLSATTLNGSTNPGSSLNCFAQQTADSSEAKQELKTVCIRDSQSILVRTRGGNTGVVKVQTNPDQNSSNSLSSSSVFTFAPQLQAFLVPKSATSSSSAFSPVAGTTATSSLPPFGQAPTSVSIPAGFNPSTGKNLKFTLSQPSCSSNLGHMIDKTSHMPSSPLKSSVSSSTLLPSTANSSVSVISTSAGNFGQTSANAIHTPAKQQQVDYVTKSYPVTRSEATAAASEDMVSGTPVQKLMLVSAPSILSSGSGTAINVAPAPTSAGVSAQKLVFINAAIPSGTSTPTIVAEPLKQTLPPPLSKTYVKAPEQPQIVLIPSTVGAPIKINSSPTVSQIKDVKIGLNIGQAIVNTSGSVPAIPSINLLQNVTPKGEEKSTKGYVLPLSTSGNSIPVSSNFVSQNITPANESVVSASRTVNMFSVTGANVSLGSLSVTSTSASVGTRPPVLVSGNDTSSRIMPILSNRLCMSNLGNTVAISTVKTGHLASSVLISNTQPTVSPKCLTSALQIPVTVALPTSVTVSPKIINTVPQAATVPGATRSVSLSKRQSRTSVQFQSPGVSTTVPTSTNTNKPQTEFPSLSPNPGKIINISNFASLPNQQLSPAFVKSTPSYSSAPAGTAVHTGTAPSNVTSVAGGQFSEPCIQQKIVINTSTPLAPGTQIMINGTRFIVPPQGLGAGSHVLLISTNPKYGPPLVLNSGQGIQPTPVDNLAQKITLASNNSLSGQPVQHSLRSSTKIVNSLGNASSLPTVHAAPQIINPAAEVSVPPPAPTVSLTSVIKSPPATLLAKTSLVSAICSSNPSLPSSTSVFHLDTSVKKLLVSPEGAILNTINTPSSKVSSLSSSLSQIVVSASRNPASVFPAFQSSGLEKPDTAAS